Proteins encoded in a region of the Candidatus Macondimonas diazotrophica genome:
- the rlmB gene encoding 23S rRNA (guanosine(2251)-2'-O)-methyltransferase RlmB, which translates to MFGLHAVLALIETEADRVRAIWVQDSRREDRVATVLAQAASRGITVEVMPRRTLDARLPGLRHQGLVAWAIPPARLGEADLQERLSAWGEAPLLLALDGVQDPHNLGACLRTAWAAGVQGVIVPADRAVGLTPVVRKVAVGAAEHVPLFQVTNLARTLRMLGDAGFRILGADAHAEESLYQADLSGPLVWVLGAEGSGLRRLTQEACDLRVTIPLDAAAESLNVSVAAGVVLFETRRRRLTAD; encoded by the coding sequence GTGTTTGGGCTGCATGCCGTCCTCGCACTGATTGAAACCGAGGCCGATCGGGTGCGCGCGATCTGGGTCCAGGACAGCCGCCGGGAGGATCGGGTGGCGACGGTCCTGGCACAGGCGGCGAGCCGTGGGATCACGGTCGAGGTGATGCCGCGGCGGACGCTGGACGCGCGCCTGCCTGGCCTGCGTCACCAAGGGCTGGTGGCCTGGGCCATCCCGCCCGCCCGCCTGGGGGAAGCGGATCTGCAGGAACGCCTGTCGGCATGGGGTGAAGCGCCGTTGCTGTTGGCGCTGGACGGCGTTCAGGACCCGCACAATCTCGGCGCCTGTCTGCGCACGGCCTGGGCGGCGGGTGTTCAAGGGGTAATCGTCCCGGCCGATCGGGCCGTCGGGCTGACGCCGGTGGTGCGCAAGGTCGCCGTCGGCGCGGCCGAGCATGTGCCGCTATTCCAGGTCACGAATCTGGCGCGGACCTTGCGCATGCTCGGGGACGCCGGTTTCCGCATCCTCGGCGCCGATGCCCATGCCGAGGAAAGCCTGTATCAGGCTGATCTGTCCGGTCCGCTGGTGTGGGTGCTCGGCGCCGAAGGCAGCGGCTTGCGGCGTCTGACGCAGGAAGCCTGCGACCTGCGCGTCACCATCCCGCTGGATGCCGCGGCCGAGAGCCTGAACGTGTCGGTTGCCGCCGGCGTCGTGCTGTTCGAAACCCGCCGCCGGCGTTTGACAGCGGACTGA
- the hflX gene encoding ribosome rescue GTPase HflX: MFERPVIDPRCVLVSLDIGIRDPAVHLEFEDLACSAGAQIVARVGGQRVTPEPKYFVGTGKAEEVRAKVQETGAGLVLVNHPLSPSQERNLEALIQCRVLDRTGLILDIFAQRARSFEGKLQVELAQLRHLATRLVRGWSHLERQKGGIGLRGPGETQLESDRRLLRARVAQLERRLLRVGRQRSQGRALRQRSAVPTVALVGYTNAGKSTLFNAMTGAQGYAADQLFATLDPTARQLDLGTLRVVVVDTVGFIRDLPHELVAAFRATLEETRQADLLLQVIDASDDEADSQQIAVNEVLDQIGAGEIPRLCVFNKIDLAGWPNAMREDAAGRIVQVDVSAHTSAGLDGLRTAIRRHFQGVSHRHWLRLDHAEGGTRARLYAAGAVCDERVDESGWLLEVDAPPARLAELVQKPVDDMGLVAPAAGHP, from the coding sequence ATGTTCGAACGCCCCGTTATCGATCCGCGGTGTGTGCTGGTCAGCCTCGATATCGGCATACGAGATCCTGCTGTGCACCTTGAGTTCGAGGACCTCGCGTGTTCCGCCGGGGCCCAGATCGTCGCGCGTGTCGGCGGCCAGCGGGTCACGCCCGAACCGAAGTACTTCGTCGGGACCGGCAAGGCCGAGGAAGTTCGGGCCAAGGTTCAGGAAACCGGTGCGGGTCTGGTTTTGGTCAACCATCCCCTGTCCCCCAGTCAGGAGCGCAATCTGGAGGCACTGATCCAGTGCCGGGTCCTGGATCGAACCGGCTTGATTCTGGATATCTTCGCCCAGCGTGCTCGTTCCTTTGAAGGCAAGTTGCAAGTCGAACTCGCGCAGTTGCGCCACCTGGCGACCCGGCTGGTGCGCGGATGGTCGCATCTGGAGCGCCAGAAGGGCGGGATCGGCTTACGGGGGCCGGGAGAAACCCAGCTCGAAAGTGATCGCCGTCTGTTGCGTGCCCGGGTGGCCCAGCTGGAGCGCCGCCTATTGCGCGTGGGCCGGCAGCGCAGCCAAGGCCGAGCACTGCGCCAACGCAGCGCTGTTCCCACGGTGGCGCTGGTCGGGTATACCAATGCGGGAAAATCGACGCTGTTCAATGCGATGACCGGCGCGCAAGGCTATGCGGCAGACCAGCTCTTTGCCACGCTCGATCCGACTGCGCGCCAGTTGGATCTGGGTACGCTGCGGGTGGTGGTGGTCGACACCGTCGGGTTCATTCGGGATCTGCCGCATGAGCTGGTGGCTGCATTTCGGGCTACGCTGGAAGAAACCCGTCAGGCCGACCTTCTGCTGCAGGTGATCGATGCGTCGGATGACGAAGCGGATTCGCAGCAGATTGCAGTGAACGAGGTACTGGACCAGATCGGCGCGGGAGAAATTCCCAGATTGTGTGTCTTCAACAAGATCGACTTGGCGGGTTGGCCGAATGCGATGCGGGAAGATGCCGCAGGCCGGATCGTGCAGGTGGATGTATCCGCCCATACCAGCGCGGGGCTGGATGGGTTGCGGACCGCAATTCGCCGGCACTTCCAGGGCGTGAGTCACCGCCACTGGCTTCGGCTGGATCATGCCGAAGGCGGAACGCGGGCGCGTCTGTATGCGGCGGGCGCCGTATGTGATGAGCGCGTCGATGAATCGGGATGGCTGCTGGAAGTGGATGCCCCTCCTGCTCGTCTGGCGGAGCTGGTGCAAAAGCCCGTGGACGACATGGGCCTGGTTGCCCCTGCGGCGGGTCATCCCTAG
- a CDS encoding DUF2065 domain-containing protein → MAQELITALGLVLVLEGVLPVAAPRLWQRGLAQLSNLPPAMARILGLVSLVVGWLIVRAEQ, encoded by the coding sequence ATGGCGCAGGAGTTGATTACGGCGCTCGGTCTGGTGCTGGTGCTGGAGGGGGTGCTGCCCGTCGCGGCGCCGCGTTTGTGGCAGCGCGGATTGGCACAGCTCAGCAATTTGCCGCCGGCCATGGCGCGGATTCTCGGTCTGGTCAGTCTGGTGGTCGGCTGGCTGATCGTGCGCGCCGAGCAGTGA
- a CDS encoding adenylosuccinate synthase translates to MGKNVIVIGAQWGDEGKGKIVDLLTERCAAVVRFQGGHNAGHTLVIDGKKTVLHLIPSGILHDGVQCLIGNGVVVSPPALLEEIQTLAEQNVDAPARLRISPACPLVLPSHVALDRAREQARGAFAIGTTGRGIGPAYEDKVARRGVRVGDLFHRERLAAKLGELLDYHNFVLRHYYKTDVVDFQEILESLLIVAETLKPMVIDVSAQISRLHQDGQNVLFEGAQGALLDVDMGTYPYVTSSNTTAGGAATGSGVGPASFDDILGIVKAYTTRVGAGPFPTELLDENGSHLAQRGHEFGSTTGRPRRCGWFDAPALRRSVVMNSLTALCITKLDVLDELDAIRIAVGYRVDGEPMDSLPIGAEAVADCQPIYEEMPGWRASTLGLRSLDELPGAARDYLRRIEEIVGVPVDMISTGPDRNHTIVLRNPLD, encoded by the coding sequence ATGGGTAAGAACGTCATCGTGATCGGCGCCCAGTGGGGTGACGAAGGCAAGGGCAAGATCGTTGATCTCCTGACGGAGCGCTGCGCCGCAGTGGTGCGCTTCCAAGGCGGGCACAACGCCGGCCATACCCTGGTCATCGACGGTAAGAAGACGGTCCTGCATCTTATCCCGTCCGGCATCCTGCATGACGGTGTGCAGTGCCTCATCGGCAACGGCGTTGTGGTATCCCCGCCGGCGCTGTTGGAAGAGATTCAGACGCTGGCCGAACAAAACGTCGATGCGCCTGCACGTTTGCGCATCAGCCCCGCGTGCCCGCTGGTCTTGCCGTCCCATGTCGCCTTGGACCGCGCGCGAGAACAGGCCCGCGGCGCGTTTGCCATCGGTACCACCGGCCGCGGCATCGGTCCGGCCTATGAAGACAAGGTTGCCCGACGTGGGGTGCGGGTGGGCGATCTGTTTCACCGGGAACGGCTGGCCGCCAAGCTTGGTGAGCTGCTCGACTACCACAACTTCGTGCTGCGCCATTACTACAAGACGGATGTGGTCGATTTCCAGGAGATCCTGGAATCGCTGCTCATCGTGGCGGAAACCCTGAAGCCGATGGTGATCGACGTATCGGCACAGATCAGCCGGTTGCACCAGGACGGGCAGAACGTGCTGTTCGAGGGCGCTCAAGGCGCGTTGCTGGACGTGGACATGGGGACGTATCCCTACGTGACCTCGTCCAACACTACGGCTGGGGGCGCCGCCACGGGTTCGGGCGTCGGCCCTGCATCTTTTGACGACATTCTGGGGATCGTCAAGGCCTATACCACGCGTGTCGGGGCTGGCCCCTTCCCGACTGAACTGTTGGATGAGAACGGCAGCCATTTGGCGCAGCGCGGGCATGAGTTCGGCTCCACCACAGGACGTCCGCGTCGCTGCGGCTGGTTCGACGCACCCGCTTTACGCCGGAGTGTGGTGATGAACAGCCTTACTGCATTGTGCATCACTAAGTTGGATGTCTTGGATGAGCTCGACGCCATCCGCATCGCGGTTGGTTATCGGGTGGACGGCGAGCCGATGGATTCTCTGCCGATCGGCGCAGAGGCGGTTGCCGACTGCCAGCCGATCTACGAAGAAATGCCCGGCTGGCGCGCCAGCACCTTGGGTTTGCGCAGTTTGGATGAACTGCCAGGGGCCGCGCGTGATTATCTGCGCCGCATTGAAGAAATCGTTGGCGTGCCCGTGGACATGATTTCCACCGGCCCGGACCGGAATCACACCATTGTGTTGCGTAATCCGCTGGATTGA
- a CDS encoding ATP phosphoribosyltransferase regulatory subunit yields MSIENRWLLPEAVVQVLPPHARAIDLLGRAIMDLLWSWGYDAIDPPLIEYLESLLTGTGRHLDLETFKLTDQSTGRLMGVRADMTSQAARIDAQVLRGEGPRRLCYLGPVLHTRADGLSGSRCPLQVGAELFGDASTHSDLEIMSLMIETLGCAGITDLHLDLGHVGIYRALVHDAGLDGQDERRLFDLIQRKTMPELREFLDAHSMSRDLAGWLWALPDLNGPQDILPRARATLAGAGEGVERALKELGHLAACIATRYPEVTVHLDLAELRGYDYHTGMVFAAFQAGRGQDLARGGRYDHVGEVFGRARPATGFSADVHVLYDVGRTHAERSTAAIWAPAAGRDSALETAVAALRHQGERVVRALGEDHTTQPCGLQIDRHLVLRDGQWRVEAWNS; encoded by the coding sequence ATGAGCATCGAAAATCGCTGGCTCCTGCCCGAGGCGGTGGTGCAGGTTCTGCCGCCCCATGCCCGAGCAATCGACTTGCTGGGGCGTGCGATCATGGACCTGTTGTGGTCGTGGGGTTATGACGCCATCGATCCACCGTTGATCGAGTATCTCGAATCGCTGTTGACGGGCACCGGCCGCCATCTCGATCTGGAAACCTTCAAGTTGACCGATCAATCGACGGGCCGCCTGATGGGCGTGCGTGCGGACATGACCTCGCAGGCTGCCCGGATCGATGCTCAGGTCTTGCGGGGAGAAGGTCCTCGCCGACTGTGCTATCTCGGGCCAGTCCTGCATACGCGCGCCGATGGCCTCAGCGGTTCGCGTTGTCCGCTGCAGGTCGGGGCCGAGTTGTTCGGCGACGCGAGCACCCACAGTGATCTCGAGATCATGTCACTTATGATCGAGACCTTGGGGTGCGCCGGTATCACCGATCTGCATCTGGATTTGGGTCACGTTGGCATTTATCGCGCGCTGGTGCACGATGCGGGACTGGACGGGCAGGACGAACGCCGTCTGTTCGATCTGATTCAGCGCAAGACCATGCCGGAGCTGCGCGAGTTTCTGGACGCGCATTCCATGTCGCGGGACCTGGCGGGCTGGCTGTGGGCGTTGCCCGATCTCAATGGGCCACAGGACATCTTGCCACGAGCGCGTGCAACGCTGGCGGGCGCCGGTGAGGGCGTGGAGCGGGCATTGAAGGAGCTGGGGCACCTCGCCGCGTGTATCGCGACGCGTTATCCCGAGGTCACCGTTCACCTGGATCTGGCTGAGCTGCGCGGTTACGACTACCACACCGGTATGGTGTTTGCGGCGTTCCAGGCGGGTCGCGGCCAGGATTTGGCGCGAGGCGGTCGTTACGACCATGTGGGCGAGGTCTTTGGTCGTGCCCGCCCGGCGACCGGCTTCAGCGCCGACGTGCACGTCTTGTACGATGTCGGCCGGACGCATGCCGAGCGCTCAACGGCGGCGATATGGGCCCCGGCGGCCGGCCGGGACAGCGCATTGGAAACGGCGGTTGCGGCCTTGCGTCATCAGGGCGAGCGAGTTGTGCGCGCATTGGGAGAAGATCATACGACGCAGCCATGCGGGCTGCAGATCGATCGCCATCTCGTGCTGCGCGACGGGCAATGGCGTGTGGAAGCGTGGAATTCGTGA
- the miaA gene encoding tRNA (adenosine(37)-N6)-dimethylallyltransferase MiaA, with the protein MGSSAGRYDALALLGPTASGKTDLALALAEQGPVDIVNMDSAQVYRGMDIGTAKPELAVRQRIPHHLFDVVDPAEAYSAGRFVEEAQAVIRAIRRAGRIPLLVGGTWLYYRALRDGLAPLPPAVPGVRDKLAERAAHLGWPSLHAELVRIDPAAGQRIHPHDAQRIQRALEVWEVTGIPLSVHWTRARHQGLALRTLVLIPDHRDWLHRRIAQRLEAMFAAGFVEEVAGLRARSDLHPDLPALRAVGYRQVWTCLDGRLPRERLFQAVLEATRQFAKRQITAMRPLTAVDMLDPADETARTRAVADFQRRFESLG; encoded by the coding sequence TTGGGGTCAAGCGCCGGCCGGTATGATGCCTTGGCGTTGCTTGGGCCAACCGCGAGTGGAAAGACCGATCTTGCACTGGCCTTGGCGGAGCAGGGTCCGGTCGATATCGTCAACATGGATTCGGCGCAGGTCTATCGCGGCATGGATATCGGTACGGCCAAGCCCGAGCTTGCTGTGCGGCAACGTATCCCGCATCACCTCTTTGACGTTGTGGATCCGGCTGAAGCCTATTCAGCGGGCCGTTTCGTTGAAGAGGCGCAGGCGGTCATTCGGGCCATCCGGCGAGCCGGTCGCATTCCGCTCTTGGTCGGCGGCACGTGGCTCTATTACCGGGCGCTGCGCGACGGCTTGGCGCCCTTGCCTCCTGCAGTGCCCGGAGTGCGGGATAAACTCGCTGAGCGCGCAGCGCATCTTGGATGGCCATCGCTGCATGCCGAGCTTGTGCGCATCGATCCGGCAGCAGGCCAGCGGATTCACCCTCATGATGCCCAGCGCATCCAGCGGGCCTTGGAGGTCTGGGAAGTGACCGGTATTCCGCTGAGCGTGCATTGGACGCGCGCGCGTCACCAGGGGCTCGCCCTGCGCACGCTGGTGCTGATACCGGATCATCGCGATTGGCTGCATCGGCGCATTGCCCAGCGATTGGAGGCGATGTTCGCTGCCGGATTCGTCGAGGAGGTGGCTGGCCTGCGCGCACGATCCGATCTGCATCCCGATCTTCCGGCCTTGCGCGCAGTCGGCTATCGGCAGGTCTGGACCTGCCTGGACGGACGATTGCCTCGCGAGCGGTTGTTTCAGGCTGTTCTGGAGGCGACGCGGCAGTTTGCCAAGCGGCAGATCACCGCGATGCGTCCGCTGACGGCCGTGGATATGCTGGATCCCGCTGATGAGACAGCCAGAACCAGGGCGGTAGCGGATTTTCAGCGGCGTTTTGAATCACTTGGATAA
- the hflC gene encoding protease modulator HflC encodes MTAGAIVLLALLMGSSAFYIVDIRDRAILLRLGEMVETNVSPGLHLKVPLIDSARIFDGRLQTLDIPPERFLTQEKKNLIVDFYVKWRIDDVARYYRATGGNEFVAAQRLEQIVKDGLRSEFGRRTVQEAVSGDRANLVETMTTLATRQSSELGIEVKEVRIKRMDLPNEVSSSVFARMEAERARTARELRAEGGEAAEAVRAEADRQREVMLAEAYRDAERLRGEGDRLAAEVFAEAHRTAPEFYAFYRSLQAYRQAFAEGDTTMVLSTEEGFFDYFRSLSKAPASPAGR; translated from the coding sequence ATGACGGCTGGCGCGATCGTGCTGCTGGCCTTGTTGATGGGATCAAGCGCCTTTTACATCGTGGATATCCGTGATCGGGCCATCCTGCTGCGTTTGGGCGAAATGGTCGAAACCAATGTCTCGCCGGGGCTGCATCTCAAGGTGCCGCTGATCGACAGCGCCCGTATTTTTGATGGCCGTCTGCAGACCCTCGATATTCCGCCGGAGCGGTTTCTGACGCAAGAAAAGAAAAACCTGATCGTGGATTTCTACGTCAAGTGGCGGATCGACGATGTCGCGCGCTATTACCGCGCGACCGGCGGCAATGAGTTCGTTGCTGCGCAGCGGCTGGAGCAGATCGTCAAGGATGGTCTGCGCAGCGAATTCGGTCGGCGCACGGTGCAAGAGGCGGTCTCCGGGGATCGGGCCAATCTGGTGGAAACCATGACCACGTTGGCGACACGCCAGAGCAGCGAACTGGGGATTGAAGTCAAGGAAGTGCGGATCAAGCGTATGGATTTGCCCAATGAGGTGAGCAGTTCCGTCTTCGCCCGAATGGAGGCCGAACGCGCGCGAACGGCGCGCGAGCTGCGCGCGGAAGGCGGCGAAGCGGCCGAGGCTGTTCGGGCCGAAGCAGATCGTCAGCGTGAAGTGATGCTGGCCGAAGCCTATCGCGACGCCGAACGTTTGCGTGGTGAAGGCGACCGGCTCGCCGCAGAGGTGTTTGCTGAGGCGCACCGCACCGCCCCCGAATTTTACGCATTCTACCGCAGCCTGCAGGCCTACCGTCAGGCTTTTGCGGAGGGCGATACGACGATGGTGCTCTCCACCGAGGAAGGGTTCTTCGATTATTTCAGATCGTTGTCCAAGGCACCGGCTTCACCTGCCGGGCGCTGA
- the hfq gene encoding RNA chaperone Hfq, producing MAKGQSLQEPFLNALRKERIPVSIYLVNGIKLQGHIDSFDQFVVLLKNTVSQMVYKHAISTIVPSRNVKLSEPDGADAGASDGNF from the coding sequence ATGGCGAAAGGACAGTCTTTGCAGGAGCCTTTCCTCAATGCGTTACGCAAAGAGCGTATCCCCGTCTCGATTTACCTGGTCAACGGGATCAAGTTGCAGGGGCACATCGACTCGTTCGATCAATTCGTGGTTCTGCTGAAAAATACGGTGAGCCAGATGGTCTATAAGCACGCCATTTCGACGATCGTTCCTTCGCGCAATGTCAAGTTGAGTGAGCCGGATGGTGCAGATGCCGGCGCCAGTGATGGGAATTTTTGA
- the hflK gene encoding FtsH protease activity modulator HflK encodes MAWNEPGGRDPWGGQNRNSGGPPDLDELLKKLRQRLPSWGSGGGGGSAAGLGLLLAGVAVLWLLSGLYIIDPAERGVVLRFGEFERITTEGPRWHLPYPIERVQKVNVDSIRTSTHKGLMLTRDENIVNVEVAVQYRVGNARDFLFNVREPEGTLRDATVSAVREVVGTSTMDFVLGEGRSEVASRTQSLLQTTLDSYGAGLVVTSVNLQDAQPPEQVQSAFEDAIKAREDKQRIINEAYAYANAIVPEARGAVARQMEEAQAYRERRVAEAQGESDRFLALASEYRKAPNVMRERLYLETMEEVLRLNPKIMVNNNGGSNVMYLPLDKWLKQAPELAAPSSAGTAPADPARGTPRETPSRYERSSRGVVR; translated from the coding sequence ATGGCGTGGAATGAACCAGGTGGACGCGACCCCTGGGGCGGACAGAATCGCAACTCGGGTGGTCCGCCCGATTTGGATGAGCTCCTCAAGAAACTGCGCCAGCGCCTGCCGAGTTGGGGTTCCGGCGGAGGTGGCGGCAGCGCCGCCGGGCTCGGTCTGTTACTCGCAGGCGTCGCCGTGCTGTGGCTCCTGTCCGGGCTGTATATCATCGACCCGGCCGAACGCGGGGTCGTGTTGCGGTTCGGCGAGTTCGAGCGCATCACCACCGAGGGTCCGCGGTGGCATTTGCCCTATCCCATCGAGCGTGTGCAGAAAGTCAATGTCGACAGCATTCGGACCAGCACACACAAAGGCCTGATGCTCACGCGAGACGAGAATATCGTCAATGTGGAAGTCGCCGTGCAGTACCGGGTGGGGAATGCTCGCGATTTTCTGTTCAATGTCCGAGAGCCCGAGGGTACGCTGCGGGATGCCACGGTCAGCGCGGTGCGTGAAGTGGTGGGCACCAGCACGATGGATTTCGTGCTCGGCGAGGGACGCAGCGAAGTCGCGTCGCGGACGCAGAGTCTGTTGCAGACGACGCTGGACAGCTATGGTGCGGGTCTGGTCGTGACCTCGGTCAATCTTCAGGATGCGCAACCGCCCGAGCAGGTGCAGTCGGCGTTTGAGGATGCCATCAAGGCGCGTGAAGACAAGCAGCGCATCATCAATGAAGCCTATGCCTATGCCAACGCGATCGTGCCCGAGGCGCGCGGTGCCGTGGCCCGGCAGATGGAGGAGGCGCAGGCCTATCGCGAGCGGAGGGTGGCTGAAGCGCAGGGGGAAAGCGATCGCTTCCTCGCATTGGCAAGCGAATACCGGAAGGCGCCGAATGTAATGCGTGAGCGTTTGTACCTCGAGACCATGGAAGAGGTGCTGCGGCTCAATCCGAAGATCATGGTGAACAACAACGGCGGCAGCAATGTGATGTACCTGCCCTTGGACAAGTGGCTGAAACAAGCTCCTGAGCTTGCGGCGCCGTCCTCAGCGGGAACAGCGCCCGCAGATCCGGCGCGAGGAACGCCGCGAGAAACGCCGTCGAGATATGAGCGCAGCAGTCGTGGGGTGGTGCGATGA
- the rnr gene encoding ribonuclease R translates to MAEADWQSRDPHYEQERLKYPEPAPSREYLRMLLSEAGEPLSREALIERGGISGAEALEGVERRLMAMVRDGELAINRKGAYGLVERMHLVRGRVIAHRDGFGFLVPEDGGDDIFLPARQMRELFHGDRVLVRIRGEDRRGRREGVVVEVLERHTQQVVGRFYREQGVGIVLPENPRLTHQVVIPPEWQGEVSDGQIVVADIVEPPSKRGPPLGRIREVLGEHMAPGMEIEIAIRSYGIPARWPDAVEAECTRFGTRVNPADKAGRVDLRGIPLVTVDGPDARDFDDAVFCEPGQDGGWRLLVAIADVGHYVRPGDPLDTEAAERGNSVYFPQQVVPMLPEVLSNGLCSINPRVDRLCMVCALEIDSAGEINRFRFFEGVMRSARRLTYDEFAQAAIERDAQTRERFKALTDHLDDLNSLYQLLRQARERRGALDFGSAETVVEFGPDRKISRIVPFLRHDAHRMIEECMIAANVAAARFLSEHRIPALYRVHAPPSTERLEELRAFLGGFGLSLGGGDKPTPQDYSKVLSALETREDRHLIEPVLLRSLSRAEYTVSNDGHFGLSLAAYTHFTSPIRRYPDLIVHRGIRHVLQGGTVDNYPLTTTELERIAEQCSLTERRADEATRDVADWLKCEFMLERVGEVFEGRINAVTGFGLFVLLDEVFVEGLVHVTSLSNDYYQHDPIHHRLRGERSGHIYRLGDRIRVRLIQVNLDERKIDFELAPPEKGQEAGDGTEARAQKRRVSARTASESSENGEKGKRRRPRKRRKVKGKEKKG, encoded by the coding sequence ATGGCTGAAGCTGACTGGCAATCCCGTGATCCCCACTACGAGCAGGAACGTCTGAAGTATCCCGAGCCCGCGCCCAGCCGGGAATACCTTCGTATGCTCCTGAGCGAGGCCGGAGAGCCGCTGAGTCGCGAAGCACTCATCGAACGCGGGGGGATCTCCGGCGCTGAGGCCCTGGAAGGTGTCGAGCGGCGGCTGATGGCCATGGTTCGCGACGGCGAGCTGGCGATCAATCGCAAAGGTGCCTATGGCCTGGTCGAACGCATGCACTTGGTGCGCGGTCGTGTCATCGCTCATCGCGACGGCTTCGGGTTCCTGGTTCCCGAGGATGGGGGCGACGACATCTTCCTCCCGGCTCGGCAAATGCGCGAGTTGTTTCATGGCGATCGCGTCTTGGTGCGCATCCGCGGTGAGGATCGGCGAGGCCGCCGCGAAGGCGTCGTGGTCGAGGTTCTTGAGCGCCACACCCAGCAGGTGGTCGGGCGATTTTACCGGGAGCAGGGTGTCGGCATCGTCCTGCCGGAAAATCCCCGGTTGACACATCAGGTGGTCATTCCACCCGAATGGCAGGGCGAAGTCAGTGATGGTCAGATCGTCGTCGCCGATATCGTCGAGCCGCCGAGCAAACGTGGCCCGCCGCTGGGCCGAATTCGCGAAGTGCTGGGTGAACACATGGCGCCCGGCATGGAAATCGAAATCGCCATCCGCAGCTACGGCATTCCCGCGCGCTGGCCGGATGCGGTGGAAGCGGAATGCACGCGGTTCGGGACGCGGGTGAATCCAGCCGACAAGGCTGGACGGGTGGATCTTCGCGGTATCCCACTGGTTACGGTCGATGGGCCGGATGCGCGCGACTTCGACGATGCGGTATTTTGCGAGCCGGGCCAGGACGGCGGGTGGCGCCTGCTGGTGGCCATTGCCGATGTCGGGCACTACGTGCGTCCCGGCGACCCGCTGGACACCGAGGCGGCCGAACGGGGGAACTCGGTGTATTTCCCCCAACAGGTCGTGCCCATGTTGCCCGAAGTGCTCTCCAACGGGTTGTGCTCCATCAATCCGCGGGTGGACCGGCTCTGCATGGTTTGTGCGCTGGAAATCGACTCGGCAGGCGAAATCAATCGGTTTCGTTTCTTTGAAGGCGTCATGCGTTCGGCACGGCGTTTGACCTACGACGAGTTCGCCCAGGCCGCCATCGAACGCGATGCGCAGACGCGTGAGCGGTTCAAGGCACTCACTGACCATCTGGATGACCTGAATAGCCTCTACCAGCTGTTGCGGCAAGCCCGCGAGCGACGCGGCGCGCTCGATTTCGGCAGCGCGGAAACGGTGGTCGAATTCGGTCCGGATCGCAAGATCTCGCGCATCGTTCCGTTCCTGCGCCATGATGCCCATCGCATGATCGAGGAGTGCATGATTGCCGCCAACGTGGCGGCGGCGCGTTTCCTTAGCGAGCACCGGATCCCCGCGCTGTACCGGGTGCACGCACCGCCTTCGACGGAGCGGCTCGAAGAGCTACGCGCCTTCCTCGGTGGATTCGGCTTGTCGCTGGGAGGTGGCGATAAACCCACTCCGCAGGATTACTCCAAGGTCCTTTCGGCGCTGGAAACGCGCGAGGATCGCCACCTGATCGAGCCGGTTCTCCTGCGTTCGCTCAGCCGCGCCGAATACACCGTATCCAACGATGGACACTTCGGTCTGTCGCTGGCGGCCTATACCCATTTCACCTCACCGATCCGGCGCTATCCGGACCTGATCGTCCATCGCGGTATTCGGCACGTCCTGCAGGGCGGGACGGTGGACAACTATCCCTTGACCACGACAGAACTCGAACGAATCGCCGAACAATGCTCTCTGACCGAACGGCGCGCCGATGAGGCGACCCGGGATGTTGCGGACTGGCTCAAGTGTGAATTCATGCTTGAGCGTGTCGGCGAAGTCTTCGAAGGCCGCATCAACGCGGTCACCGGGTTCGGGCTGTTCGTGCTGCTCGATGAGGTTTTCGTCGAGGGTCTGGTTCATGTGACCTCGCTGTCGAACGACTACTATCAACACGATCCGATCCATCATCGCCTGCGCGGCGAGCGTAGCGGGCACATCTACCGGCTCGGCGATCGGATCCGGGTGCGCCTGATCCAAGTGAATCTCGATGAACGCAAAATCGACTTTGAACTCGCCCCTCCGGAAAAGGGCCAAGAAGCCGGCGATGGCACCGAGGCCCGAGCCCAAAAGCGCAGAGTCTCCGCACGAACGGCATCCGAGTCCAGCGAAAACGGCGAAAAAGGGAAACGTCGCCGGCCCCGCAAGCGACGCAAGGTCAAAGGCAAGGAAAAGAAGGGCTGA